In Leptolyngbya sp. FACHB-261, one DNA window encodes the following:
- a CDS encoding histidine phosphatase family protein codes for MSESMLAVRFCSLARLANVRPSDRVKFWRLLAKARRLYPEGTPLITRIILVRHGESTYNALGLIQGRCDDSQLSEKGYAQAVQVGKALSSLKLNAVYTSPLQRARRTAEGILSQLESPPTPQTSEGLYEVNLPEWENLNHQAVREKYPDQYRLWHEEPHRLEMGNRFPILDLMVQARDFWQQMLVQHPGETVLLVGHSGINRALISTAVGLEPDRYHALQQSNCGISVLNVSEEGRCVIESLNLTGHLGGSPLPKFKPNHQGPRLLLVRHGETEWNRQQRFQGQIDVPLNDTGRQQAQQASEFLRSVKLDAAFSSPMLRPRETAEIILRHHPELSLVFLDDLMEIRHGLWEGKYEHEIEAGFPGLLQQWQRHPEQVQMPEGENLQQVWMRATSAWQQAVNATGEGRTSLVVAHDAVNKAILADLLGLKPEHFWCFKQGNGAVSVIDYPQGPAGPPLVQALNITTYLGGVLDRTAAGAL; via the coding sequence ATGTCCGAGTCAATGCTAGCTGTCCGGTTCTGCTCGCTCGCACGATTGGCGAACGTTAGACCCAGCGACAGGGTAAAATTTTGGCGATTGCTTGCCAAAGCCAGAAGACTTTACCCGGAGGGCACACCCCTGATTACGCGAATCATCCTCGTCCGCCACGGCGAGAGTACTTACAATGCCTTGGGCTTGATCCAAGGGCGCTGTGACGATTCCCAGCTCAGTGAGAAGGGGTATGCCCAAGCTGTGCAGGTGGGCAAGGCGTTGAGCAGCCTCAAGCTAAACGCTGTTTACACCAGCCCCCTGCAACGCGCGCGGCGCACCGCTGAAGGGATTCTTTCGCAACTCGAGTCACCGCCAACTCCCCAAACTTCAGAAGGGCTGTATGAGGTCAACTTGCCCGAGTGGGAGAACCTCAACCATCAAGCGGTGCGTGAAAAATACCCGGATCAGTACCGCCTTTGGCACGAGGAGCCGCATCGTCTGGAGATGGGCAACCGCTTTCCAATCCTGGATCTGATGGTGCAGGCCCGCGACTTCTGGCAGCAAATGCTGGTTCAGCATCCGGGTGAAACCGTGTTGCTCGTAGGTCACAGCGGTATCAATCGGGCGCTGATTAGCACGGCTGTTGGCCTTGAGCCCGATCGCTATCACGCCCTGCAGCAGTCGAACTGTGGCATCAGTGTGCTCAATGTCTCAGAAGAGGGCCGCTGCGTCATTGAGTCCCTAAACCTGACGGGGCATCTGGGTGGCTCGCCGCTACCTAAGTTCAAGCCCAATCACCAAGGGCCACGCCTGTTGCTGGTACGGCATGGTGAAACGGAGTGGAATCGTCAGCAGCGCTTTCAGGGTCAGATCGACGTGCCCCTCAACGACACAGGCCGTCAGCAGGCTCAGCAAGCCTCGGAGTTCTTGCGCTCAGTGAAGCTGGACGCAGCTTTTAGCAGTCCAATGTTGCGCCCACGCGAAACCGCGGAGATTATTCTGCGCCATCACCCAGAGCTGTCCCTGGTATTCCTGGACGACCTGATGGAGATCCGCCACGGTCTATGGGAAGGCAAGTACGAGCACGAGATCGAAGCAGGTTTTCCTGGCCTACTTCAGCAATGGCAGCGGCACCCGGAGCAGGTGCAAATGCCGGAAGGCGAAAATCTTCAGCAGGTTTGGATGAGAGCGACAAGTGCGTGGCAGCAGGCAGTGAATGCGACCGGCGAAGGGCGCACTAGCCTAGTGGTTGCGCATGATGCTGTAAACAAGGCGATTCTGGCTGATCTATTAGGCTTGAAACCAGAACACTTCTGGTGTTTCAAGCAAGGCAACGGGGCAGTCAGCGTGATTGATTATCCTCAAGGTCCGGCTGGGCCGCCTTTAGTGCAAGCCCTGAACATTACCACGTACTTAGGTGGAGTGCTCGACCGTACAGCAGCAGGGGCATTGTGA
- a CDS encoding universal stress protein, with protein sequence MLQNILLAVDGSGRSEQMFLTLLELPALQGRRVNVTALHVVSPQVSAEQMNDKRVVGQNILGQTTRTLNLSSDFSYSAVLKEGDPKDIVVKTAAEVNPDLIIMGSRGLGRIQSILKDSVSQYVFQLTSTPMLLVKEDIYLKKLNRVMVALNASEPSTQRLKFALSLMQGLKGGQLLLARVTEGKDQPANPEKDDPVVAAAINEAKKQGVAYKTYFGTGDVGREICRLADEANADLIVLGSPDRRPTIARGLPDLDRLLGNSISDYVRVNASCPVLLARTIGER encoded by the coding sequence ATGCTGCAAAACATCCTGCTGGCAGTGGATGGCTCAGGCCGGTCGGAACAAATGTTTTTGACCCTACTGGAGCTACCGGCCCTACAAGGACGACGTGTCAATGTTACGGCTCTGCACGTGGTTTCACCCCAGGTGTCAGCCGAGCAAATGAACGATAAGCGCGTCGTGGGGCAGAACATTCTGGGCCAAACTACTCGCACTCTCAACTTGAGTTCCGACTTCTCCTACTCGGCTGTGCTCAAGGAAGGCGATCCGAAAGACATCGTTGTCAAAACAGCAGCAGAAGTGAATCCGGACCTGATCATTATGGGTTCGCGGGGGCTAGGTCGCATTCAGTCCATTCTGAAGGACTCGGTCAGCCAGTATGTCTTTCAGCTCACCTCTACTCCGATGCTGCTGGTCAAGGAAGACATCTATCTCAAAAAGCTCAACCGGGTCATGGTTGCGCTCAATGCCTCTGAGCCCAGCACCCAGCGCCTCAAATTTGCGTTGAGCTTGATGCAGGGGCTCAAGGGGGGGCAACTGTTGCTTGCCCGAGTTACCGAAGGCAAGGACCAGCCTGCTAACCCAGAAAAGGACGATCCAGTCGTAGCTGCTGCGATCAACGAAGCCAAAAAGCAGGGCGTTGCTTACAAAACTTACTTCGGAACTGGCGATGTCGGTCGAGAGATTTGCCGCCTTGCTGACGAGGCTAATGCTGACCTGATTGTTCTAGGCTCTCCTGACCGGCGACCCACCATTGCCCGTGGCTTGCCTGACTTAGATCGACTACTCGGCAATTCGATTTCCGACTATGTCCGAGTCAATGCTAGCTGTCCGGTTCTGCTCGCTCGCACGATTGGCGAACGTTAG
- a CDS encoding secondary thiamine-phosphate synthase enzyme YjbQ, producing the protein MSHHQQVLQIRTSGKCLHNITAQVREVVERSGIQMGLCTVFLRHTSASLIIQENADPDVLGDLERFMAKLVPEDNRLYEHTAEGSDDMPAHIRSVLTHTSENIPVVQGRLGLGTWQGLYVWEHRRRPHQREVIVHVSGEPLNETDTAKHSVSQQARL; encoded by the coding sequence ATGAGTCACCATCAGCAAGTTCTTCAAATTCGCACGTCTGGTAAGTGCTTACACAACATCACGGCTCAGGTGCGTGAGGTGGTGGAGCGCTCCGGTATCCAGATGGGGTTGTGTACAGTGTTTCTGCGCCACACCTCTGCCAGTTTGATCATTCAGGAAAACGCTGACCCTGATGTCTTGGGCGATTTAGAGCGCTTCATGGCGAAGCTGGTGCCAGAAGACAACCGGCTCTACGAGCACACTGCCGAAGGCTCAGATGACATGCCTGCTCACATTCGCAGTGTTCTCACCCACACTTCAGAAAATATTCCAGTCGTTCAAGGCAGACTGGGTTTAGGCACCTGGCAAGGGCTGTACGTGTGGGAGCACCGCAGACGGCCACACCAGCGGGAAGTGATTGTGCATGTGAGCGGCGAGCCGCTCAACGAAACTGATACGGCCAAGCACTCAGTATCTCAACAAGCCCGTCTGTAG